The following nucleotide sequence is from Staphylococcus chromogenes.
TGGAAAGCAAGTGACAGTTCTCGTTGAATTGAAAGCACGTTTTGACGAAGAAAATAATGTGCACTGGGCACGAATGTTAGAAGATGCGGGATGTCACGTCATGTATGGAATGACGCATTTAAAAACGCATAGTAAGATTACTTTGATTGTTAAACGTATAAATGGTCAATTAGTTCCATTCGTGCATTTAGGTACGGGGAACTACAACGATAAAACAGCCAAATTGTATACAGATATGGGCATCATCACAACGAATAGCGCTATCGGTAAAGACGCAATGAGTTTCTTTAATTATCTGAGTGGATACTCCATTAAACCAGATTATCAACAATTAAATGTATCTCCGTATGAAATTCGAGATTTATTTATTGAACGTATAGAGGAAGAAGTTCAAAGTCATTTGAAATATGGTAATGGTAAAATGATGATGAAAATGAACTCTTTGACGGATAAAGCATTAATCAAAAAATTATTTGAAGCTTCACAAGCAGGCGTTCAAATAAAATTAATTATTCGAGGAATTTGTTGTTTAAAACCGGGGATACCAGGAGTCAGCGAAAATATTGAAGTTGTCAGTATCGTTGGTCGACTTTTAGAACATTCTAGAATTTATTATTTCTATAATAACGGCAACGAAAAAGTGTATTTATCATCAGCAGATATGATGACGCGTAATATGATTAAACGTGTAGAAATTTTATTCCCAGTACTCAATCAAAAAATAGCAAAACGGTTAGTTTCTTATTTAGAGCTTCAACTCTCAGACAATCAAAAAGGACGATACCAAGATCGATATGGTGTTTATCACTATGTGCAAAATGACTTCCCTCCAATCAATTCTCAGGAAAAATTAATGGAGGAAGCTGTGGAATTTGGTTTGCATCTAAAAAAAGAAAATATTGTTGAAACCGGTCAACCCGTGCGTCCAAAATCGAATTGGGTGAACCGTTTTAAAAAGAAATTTAATAGAAGATAAAAAACATCTGTCATGCTTTTCGCGCATGACAGATGTTTTTATGATGGCACGTCATCTAGTGTGACATTAATTTCTTGTTGAAGAATAGGATGTTTAAACTGAACTTGATAACTTTCAAGTTGTAATTGACGTAACGTGGATTGACCATATAAAGGGTCTCCGATGACAGGATACCCTAACGAAGCCAAGTGAACTCTAATTTGATGTGTCCGCCCAGTATCTAATTTTAGTTGTACTTCACATACGCCTTCTTTTACCATTTTAGAGGCGATGACATGAGTAATTGCGCGTTGTCCAGTCGGTGAAATACGTCTTTTATTGGGATGAAACTTATCTTTTCCAATAGGTTGATCAATGGTTTGTGGTTTGAGAGGTAAAAGGCTCTTTACTTGCGCACGGTAAATTCGATGTATTTCATTCTCTTCTAACATACGGTCCAGTATCTTTTTGACAATAGGATCTTTAGCAACAATAAGTAATCCCACTGTTTCTTGGTCTAAACGATGAATAGGTTCCACGTAATCTTCATTTAATGTATAAATTAAATGATTCATCAATGTATTACTTTCTTTTAAATCATTCGGGTGTGTTTTTACGCCTTTAGGTTTATATGCCACAGCTAGATACTCATCTTCGTAGACCACTTGAGCATGACGATAACTAGGGACATACTGACTTTTGTCATGATAATCAGGAAGTACAACGTGATCATTTGTATAAATTATTGTGTTTAATGAAGCGGATTCATCGTTAATAATAATCTCTTTTGACATATTTAATAAATGCAATTCTTTTTTTGGTAATTTTAAAGATTTAAACATGTCTCGTAATGACATATCATTAAACGGTTCTGCTACTGTAAATTTCATAATAGCCTCCTTACCTCAATCATCATACCATATTTGTAGACTTAAATAACTAAAAAATTTGACGATCTTTGAGTTGAATCGGACAATTAATGGTTTATCGACGTGTGAGTAATATTCATCGCATTATTCAATATGATTAGTCAAATGATGATTTTGAAGTCGCTTGGATTCAAGTGTATACTAATATAGAAGTCGATAAATGGAGTGAAGAGTATGGAAAAA
It contains:
- a CDS encoding RluA family pseudouridine synthase, whose protein sequence is MKFTVAEPFNDMSLRDMFKSLKLPKKELHLLNMSKEIIINDESASLNTIIYTNDHVVLPDYHDKSQYVPSYRHAQVVYEDEYLAVAYKPKGVKTHPNDLKESNTLMNHLIYTLNEDYVEPIHRLDQETVGLLIVAKDPIVKKILDRMLEENEIHRIYRAQVKSLLPLKPQTIDQPIGKDKFHPNKRRISPTGQRAITHVIASKMVKEGVCEVQLKLDTGRTHQIRVHLASLGYPVIGDPLYGQSTLRQLQLESYQVQFKHPILQQEINVTLDDVPS